In Ruania zhangjianzhongii, the following proteins share a genomic window:
- a CDS encoding ABC transporter ATP-binding protein yields MRTENSIRRSSVAQPIVELDGVTKSFGPHRAIDRLALTIARGEVHALLGPNGSGKSTTVRMIATLLRPDAGTVRILGYDTVRDAAAVKKHLGLVGQFAALDLRLTGLENLTMFGALAGLSRRQARERAHELLDRFGLAEAGHRLVSGWSGGMRRRLDIVAAVVVTPSVLLLDEPTTALDPVSRMVVYDMVRTMAQEGTAVVLTTQYLDEADQLADRVTILEHGRTVVEGSPTDIKRTVGEGITVTVDDRDADRTAPTTAALGLRTADREPGETAGTARLTLVAEDERHRPTLAAVLRALDDAGIGVDDIGRRHPTLDEAFLALTGTPHNDDHQEALR; encoded by the coding sequence ATGAGAACTGAGAACAGTATTCGCAGATCGTCTGTGGCGCAGCCGATCGTTGAGCTGGACGGCGTCACCAAGTCGTTCGGCCCGCACCGCGCCATCGACCGGCTGGCGCTGACCATCGCTCGTGGTGAGGTCCACGCGCTGCTCGGCCCGAACGGGTCCGGCAAGAGCACTACCGTTCGGATGATCGCCACGTTGCTGCGCCCCGACGCAGGTACGGTCCGGATCCTCGGGTACGACACCGTCCGGGATGCGGCGGCCGTCAAGAAGCACCTTGGCCTGGTCGGCCAGTTTGCGGCCCTCGACCTACGGCTGACCGGACTGGAGAACCTCACGATGTTCGGTGCACTGGCCGGCCTCTCCCGTCGACAGGCCCGCGAGCGGGCGCACGAGCTGCTCGACCGGTTCGGGCTCGCCGAAGCAGGACACCGGCTGGTCTCAGGCTGGTCGGGTGGGATGCGACGTCGCCTGGACATCGTCGCTGCCGTGGTGGTGACGCCATCGGTCCTGCTCCTGGACGAACCGACGACTGCCCTCGACCCGGTCAGCCGGATGGTCGTCTACGACATGGTGCGAACGATGGCCCAGGAGGGGACGGCGGTCGTCTTGACGACCCAGTACCTGGACGAAGCGGACCAGCTCGCCGACCGGGTGACCATCCTCGAGCACGGTCGCACTGTCGTCGAGGGTTCACCCACCGACATCAAGCGCACTGTCGGCGAGGGCATCACCGTCACCGTCGATGACCGCGACGCGGACCGGACCGCGCCCACTACCGCAGCCCTGGGCCTGCGCACGGCCGACCGCGAACCGGGTGAGACCGCCGGCACGGCTCGGCTCACCCTAGTCGCCGAGGACGAACGACACCGGCCCACCCTTGCCGCCGTGCTCCGGGCGCTCGACGACGCAGGCATCGGCGTCGACGACATCGGGCGCC
- a CDS encoding TetR/AcrR family transcriptional regulator: MDSPTTPIWLRAQDGRPGPRPRYTFSEIGEAAIQIADADGLDKLSMRGVATALGTGPASLYRYVTGKTDIEDLMADRIAGEYVFAPITGDVRTDVLMILEQIRAAYRRHPWLADISTPARGPNGVRLLDRMVAALTPLGADAGSSMLGIALLSGWAMNFGSQESADARTDPSVGAAHVAALADPEQHPHLSALLREQSRTGGESMDVEETFRRGVDSLLAGIGSDR, encoded by the coding sequence GTGGACAGCCCTACAACCCCGATCTGGCTCCGTGCCCAGGATGGGCGCCCAGGTCCGCGCCCTCGGTACACGTTCAGCGAGATCGGCGAGGCGGCGATCCAGATCGCTGATGCTGACGGCCTGGACAAGCTATCGATGCGCGGGGTCGCTACAGCGTTGGGGACTGGTCCTGCATCGCTCTACCGCTACGTCACTGGTAAGACCGACATCGAAGATCTGATGGCGGACCGGATCGCCGGCGAGTACGTCTTCGCTCCGATCACCGGCGATGTGCGCACCGATGTCCTGATGATCCTCGAGCAGATCCGGGCGGCCTACCGCCGGCATCCATGGTTGGCCGACATCAGCACTCCCGCGCGAGGGCCCAACGGCGTCCGGCTCCTCGACCGGATGGTTGCAGCCTTGACTCCGCTAGGTGCCGACGCCGGTTCGAGCATGCTCGGCATCGCTCTGCTCTCTGGCTGGGCGATGAACTTCGGCAGTCAAGAGTCGGCGGATGCTCGGACCGACCCCAGTGTCGGCGCCGCCCATGTGGCAGCGCTTGCCGACCCGGAGCAGCATCCGCACCTCAGCGCACTGTTGCGGGAGCAGTCGCGGACCGGTGGCGAGTCGATGGACGTGGAGGAGACGTTCCGGCGGGGTGTGGACAGCCTCCTCGCCGGAATCGGGTCAGATCGCTAG
- a CDS encoding DUF3073 domain-containing protein, translating to MGRGRQKAKQTKVARKLKYYSPETDYTALERELSSSTQTDLADRYDLPSGEDVDEDDWHAPSSRHG from the coding sequence ATGGGGCGCGGCCGTCAGAAGGCAAAGCAGACCAAGGTCGCTCGGAAGCTGAAGTACTACAGCCCCGAGACGGACTACACCGCGCTCGAGCGCGAACTGTCCTCATCGACCCAGACCGACCTCGCGGACCGGTATGACTTACCGTCCGGCGAGGACGTGGACGAGGACGACTGGCACGCGCCGTCATCCCGCCACGGTTGA